One genomic segment of Ricinus communis isolate WT05 ecotype wild-type chromosome 5, ASM1957865v1, whole genome shotgun sequence includes these proteins:
- the LOC8275174 gene encoding precursor of CEP14 has translation MARSTALALIFLLAFTTFVSNIQGRKLLMMTSDAEGTSSTSTVPSMFASLVFSALPKSTVRSSSPSRKGHATLDNEELFRRHLASIDRILQSVPSPGVGH, from the coding sequence ATGGCTCGTTCTACTGCTCTGGCTCTCATATTCTTACTGGCTTTTACTACATTTGTTTCTAATATACAGGGAAGGAAGTTGTTGATGATGACTAGTGATGCAGAAGGTACTAGCAGTACAAGTACCGTCCCCTCTATGTTTGCGAGTCTGGTTTTCAGTGCCCTTCCAAAAAGTACAGTGCGATCTTCTTCTCCTAGCAGGAAGGGTCATGCTACCCTAGATAACGAGGAGCTCTTTCGAAGACATCTTGCTAGCATTGATCGGATTCTACAGTCTGTTCCAAGCCCTGGCGTTGGCCATTAG